In Oryzias melastigma strain HK-1 linkage group LG6, ASM292280v2, whole genome shotgun sequence, the DNA window TCAGATGTTGTGCATGGATCATAAACTTGTTGATttcaaaaattacacatttttagacaacatggCTGCCAAGAACGCACCATTTTCTAAATTCGACATAGTCTTCTAAGCATCAACCGGATTTTGTCGATGCGCAGATATCGGAGTCGCCATCATGAGCTTTATGCATTAATGTTGTCTCCCCATTTGAACCTACGGTGGCCGGGATAGCTAGATTGATGTCTGGTCATCGGCAGTTACCGGTCCATGTGAACAGCCCTGCTGCTATCGTCCAATTGTTAGGAACCGTACGGTGGAAGTGAGACGGCAGCACAGGGGCAGTCTGAAATCAGCCCATCATCAGATGATTTTGAGGATCCTCCCATCAGTTAATTCTCATGCTCCTGGCCTGCTGCCACCttcctgtcactggactgccaccacgTGAACCCCAGATGTGCTCAGGTGGCTACTGACCGATGTCACAAAATCTTCCGGTCGCCGcttaattttaattctttaataaaatctAAGTGGTCATCCCTCAAATGTGAAAATGGAGCTGCCCCTCATTGATTACAAATGCCACCGTTCGGCCACCTGCcgatttttctgtaaaactttcattttggtTGCCACgcagtggcattttgggatatgggACCCTGGTCTTAGTTGCAAAAATTAGAGATTTCTaatatattttcaatgttttaaaccaaatttgtgAAGTTTTTCTTCAGCGCCCCCTTTCTATGCCCTACTGTGTCTGCAAATCTTACTGTATTGACCACAAAGTGTACATAGTTAAGCTCACTCCAGAAAACTGAATGTCTTTATGTAAATTATACCTGTCACCACCGCAAaggaacacaaatgttttgcttttcaaTTCATAGATCATTAAAGTTTTAGTAAATTTCATACCAGAATTCTTAGGTTGTTGAGCTAGTTTTAATGTTCCAGTAAATACAAGTAGTACTTTGGGGAAACAGACCTGAGGAACAAAGATTcagcttttaaaattaatttttctgGAGCACAGAAAAAATGTGGTATCcataaccttttattttataggacattttcagtaaactcaatttttttcagtaatatCATGATAACTCTAATACtaaataacattgtttttactatttataaAGTTAATTGTACACAGGTGTGATGCAGAGCAGATCTGTGTATTCCTTACTCGTCTGTTTCTTCAGTGTAATGTCTTATTTTTCAACCCACGTTTGCAGATGAAACAGCTTTGTCAAATGACTGTTTCATGTATCCAACTTGAAAACACTTGTGTGTCCAAGAGGAGCTTCTAATTCCACTTGCACAGCAACCTTATtctaaataatttgaaaaaagacaaagactgaTCTCTTTCCCtagcaaaaaacaaagctgaatCTAAATGAACTACACAAATGCAAAATTTATTTTGcattgcaaaaagaaaataggCACCActgttttaaataacatttactcTCATTTactccaacagctgagcaaacagatcagaGCTAAAGGTCtcgtgttggacagattttccTGTTACAATATGGGGGCtatgaatcttctgacacacaaggtgtatatttgtataaaccccttctgTACTTGAGGCTAAAGTTTATACATATTAATTATGTTTGCATACTTATTTTTGTTGGAtcggatggaaaaaaaaatagagagaagAAGAGAGTGGGATGCTAGAGATGGGGGTAAGGCTttaagaggaagaggagaaaaaagaggaagttGGAGGATGATTAAAGAAGTAGGGGTGGGGTAGAATCACAGAGCAACAATTATTGTCATTACTGTTAGGGGTAGATGTTGGTTAAAAAGGCCACCCTTGATTACCCCAACCTGCCAACCCTCTGAGGTTCTGTCacctttacttttaaatataatagtGCATCGACATCAATAACAACCAGTCAGCTGCTGCTATCGTGTCAATGGCattgaaagtaaataaaagtctGTCCCCCCACCTTCTGGACAGTGGCCCAGTGTACACTCTGTACTTGTAATGGGCAGGTTGGAGTTTCAAATTTTGGAGTGGTTCCAGTTCAGTTGTGTCtgaaagataataaaaatattagcaacCCCACTGGTAGTCCATCTATCTTTAGAATTGTTTAATTCCTTTCAGGGTTACAGAAACTCCCATATAGAGGAAACCAAGAAATTGGTAGTAGTGATGGGCACTTCAATTCTTTCTTAGGAGCTGATTCTTTCGATTCGACTCCCTGAAAAGAATCGGCTCTTTCGAGTCTCAATTCTTGgctctttacaaaaaaatattttggggggttttatttgaccgtaaccttgaaaaaaataaaagtttgtatgttaaaaaaatgctttaaagctTTAGAATTGCCTAATGTTATGCATTTATTACATtacaaaccattattttgttaaatattttgctagttctttggttttgtttttaacacgtgTGGCAGGATGGTTTAATCAGGCTGATGTGCAGGTGCAGATAATCCTACCCAGGTGCTGCTAATAAGCACCTGGTTACTATAAAAGGGGACTGAGCTGACATATCCAGATTCTTGGGCTGAGACTACCTCCCTTCACGGGTTGCCACTGGGCTCCACTGCCCGTGCAGTGGTAGTTGGAAGACCTAGTCGTATTGCAAATCAGCATGCAACTAGGTAGAAGTGAATTTGAGTAAATTGCTTCCTACAGGGTTATGTAGGTGGAACCCGCTGCTGTTTTGGGGTCTTTTTTCTGTGTCTGATTTTATCAATCAAGACTGGCTACGGATGCTCCACGGGTCCTCCACGTCAGCTCCACTGGGTCAACCGCACAGCTGCAACCCCTGCACTCCCTCTGCTCAGCGGATCATATTGGTGCTTCTGGAACCTGGTGGCCTGTCGGGACTGGTACCCCTACGTTTTGCCGGAGTCCTGCTGGAGCAGCCGACGGACTAACGTTTTTTTACTTGATTCTTTTATTGACCTGTATACCACAAAGGGCCTATTTGcctgttcatttgttttaatctttcagagctgcagcaacaGGGACTGGTTCTCAAGTGGACATTCTGGTTGTTTGGTGCTGTTCCCTgggttttgtgcttttcttttatgtttatgcatgcgtttgtttttggttatttattcTGCTTGAGCAACCAGGTCTCTGTTGCAGGTGGGCTCTAGGCCCCAATGGTTTTTATCACAGGTCTTTTAGTAACTCAttacttttaaactatttataaataaactttttttttaaatctggaacCACGCCTCCATCTGGTTTGAGTCCCCCTTTAGTGTGTGCCTGAACCGCTCGTGTTGCCACACACGCaaggttttcatttattattttagagaaTTAAATGACAGGCAACCTTGCAGCCCTTAAGAAGACACTGtgagttaagaaaatgaatggatattCAGGATGAGAACATTTGGATTGATGTTCCATGTACTCTACATCACCATAGATGAGTCCCTGATCGGTTTAGGGTGATTTAGTGACCTCACCAATGTTCCGATATTTGAACTCAAGTCGGGCCGCAGAACCTCAGATGGCATCTGTACCAATGACTCAACATTAAAATCCGACATCCCTGATGCACAAATTACTTATGGTGTAACCGAGCAGGCggagagcacacacacacacacacaaaaaaaaaaaaaaaaaggaacaaatcaGCTCTCATCATTTGAGAGTCCACTCTTTGTCTCCCTACCAGGCAGAGTTTCTTAGAATCGATGCTTTTGAGCATGACCCACCACTAATTAGTAAGTAAATGTGGGTACACCCGGGGCAagttgccagtctgttgcagggccaaacactcacacacactagGGAAACTTTAGAATTAGTCTATGAAGCAGGTTTTTAGACTGGGCTGCCCGGAGAAAACACATGCCACAGTTGGAGAATATGCtgactccacacagaaaggaccaaGCTGAGATTTGAACCAGAGTCTAAACTCTGAGGCAAGAATGCAAATCACTACACCAACGTGTAATCCCTGCTAAGATAAAGTTTTACAGTTTATAATTGTCAGGACAATAGTTGGAGATCTAAAAGCCCCAAAACAAAGGAACCACCAAGTTGTCTGTTAGTGATGTAACATGCATTTCTGCACCAGTTTTTgctgctaataaaaaaaaaaaaaaaacacctttcattttttctgtgctTATTTGACAGATCTGATCAAGATCCTACAGCAATAATGGCCACTGAGTGAGTAAAACCCTACTAATGTTGAAGGTAGATTGTAAagttctcatgatggaagaaaaTGGTCCACTTTTCTGAAACAAAACGTTTCCTGAATAAAGTTTTCCCACACTATCTTTCTTTTCTaacattctttttaaaattaacattttattctttagtatattatcttatgctttgaaaatacttttcctttttgtatTGTTGGAGATCTATTTTATAACTCTTATGATAAGAATCTTTATTATGAGCAACATTCTGTTGTTTAATCCACATAGTTTGACACTTTTTGGGTCttggttttgtgtttctgtttgcagGCAAAGGCTCTCGGCAAGGAGAAAGCACACCCTCAAGGTGAGAAGTTTCCAAATCACTTTTCAATGCGATTTATGCTTGTTTTTCACATCGTCTAAAGCCTTAGCCATCTAGCATTTAATGTGGcttcttcaaaaatgtccttTGGGTTACAGAAATCCTATAAAACTTGAAGAGAAGAATATTAAAAACTGTGTCATTAATGTGACTCATGGATCCTTGTTATCTCTCTGTTAAATTATGGTGTACCCCTGTGCAATTTAATCTTCAGGTTATCACACTTGGAAACAACATTTCAATAATGGACGATAATGGCTGACAAACAGCTGTGACTGtttcaaaatgcacaattagaaaaacaataaagaaacattGCTGCACAATAATGTTTCTGAGAGAAACATCATCATTTCTGTGCCACAAACAGTCTCCTTATTACACCAGACAGCATTTGGAGAAGTCTCTGATGATAAGCAGCATATTTGGAGAGAGAgaatttaattataattatgctattCCCACCGTGAATGTTAATctactatttttgttttcccacAAGCATCATAGTTTAGTTTTCAGTTAAATCGGAATATCGGAGGGAAAGTagcattttgttctgatttgaTAAGAAATAGTACACATctaatacattttgtaaaataaaatttgagtATGTTTGAGCGTGGGCGGAGTAAATATAAAAAGGGCGATACATCTGATGCACTTATTTAGTAAATCTAAGTTTGCCTTGGAATGATTATCATACAAACACTTCAACTGTCAaaaacagaatgtaaaaaaaaacccagaaattcACCTTGCgggatttttaaagaatttatctgtataataaaatataacaaaaaataagatgGAGCAGAAAATAAGCTCCCACAACAAACAAGAATTCTGTTCCTCACAGACCTTGTAATTAATCTTTAAGAAGTTTTATCCTCCAATTGTTACCTGTATGAacgcacctgtttgaactggttctTTGTATAAAAGACATACATCCACACCCTTAAGCAAtcagactgcaacctctccaaaacagccaagcCTGAGGACACGAACAAGACTGGAAAGGATCCATCATAATAAGCAAACAGCTTGGAGAGAAGAGAGAGAAATTGgataaattaatagaaaaagaaagaaattcaaGATCACTGACAATCTCTCTCCATCTGGAGCTTGATGAAATACCTGGTGGAGAACAAATGATCTTGAGAAAGATAAGAAAAGAGCCCAGAACTTTATGGGTCAACTGGTCACTGACTGGAATGGTGTGAAGCAGGGATGGAGtcgtttggatccatatgcaaggCCAAGACATAAAATGTAGTCTAAActcaggcagaggtcaaaatCCCAAGGCTGAGGCAGTTAAACGAGaaaacaggcaaaggtcaaGGCACAGAGAGGGCAACTAGGAATAATACTGCTCAGAATGTCTGCTAGGCCAAACAAGACATCGCAAAATAGGAGCAGCTGGTGATTGTTTAAATGCTGGATGGCACTGATGAGCTGATAGCAATCAGCTGTGCTGGAAGGAAGTCTGTGAGGTGGCTGATGGGATGTGCAGTGAGGCAGTGGAGGTCAAAACTCTGACGAGGGCtacctctggtggtcggagatGAGTGCTGGTGGTTGGATCATGACGGAGTGTGCGGACACAAATGCAGGACAGCTGGCAGTTCCAAAAACtgagtctttaaaaacaaaaacaaaaaatatccaaaaaccaAGGACGagcaaaaagctgaaaaaactgaagtccAACAAAGTCCAACAAAATTCAAGGCCAAAAATCAAACACACAGGATAGACAACTAGGCACGAGGCTGGTGTGTAGTGGAACAAAACAAATCTGCAGGGAAGTGGGGGAGGAAACCATTAAATATAGAAAAGggaggtaaaaaacaaaaagacacagGTGAAACccatgaaggaggaggagtgaTAGGCCCAGGgggaaaacatgacaaaatgttAGTTATCTGTGTGAACAAATGCTCCTACAATTTATTATATTCACAACAGCATGCATCAAGGATGGTAATATATCCAAAGGAATGTCTATGACATGCTACTCTCAAataatgctttaaataaaagaaaaactttataatGAAATTAGACTTCACACACAACAGCTGTTTAACTTACTGTCCATTTTCTGTTGAGCTTCACAGGATCTATTCCACTTTCACTACTATCCCCCTCACTGATTAAGAGTTTTGTTGAATAGAAAGCTTTGGTTGTTTCTATCTATAATGCACACAAGGATAGGACTATTAAATACCATATATCTTTCTTAACTTTGTAATAAATGTCAATCCTCAGAGTTGCATGCTGATGGTAGCAAACAACTTGTTGGAGACAGAAGCTACAGCGAAGGCTCAGGAGCGGGAGACGTTCCTGGCAGAGGCATGTCCTCCTGTGGACGTGCCGTACTCCCGGGATGAGCTCCTGGTAAGAAGAAGCTGTGCAGACTGTGCTCAGCATCATTCAATGTgaatatgtgttaaaaaaaaaaactgtgtgcaTGTAAATAAACTACATATCactgtgtttatatatatttttaatcccAGGTTAAACATTTTCCCCCTTAGGAACTTTGCAAGAAACTTCATGAGCAGATTGGCGTCAGTGAAGAAGAGCGATACTCTGCAGAATTTAAGCTGAACTTGGTGCTTAATGAGGTGAGAGCCTTGAGACTTAAGGACATACTTCCTTAGTGGTGGCTTCATTTGAATTCTTTCCTGTTCTGTTAGTTTCTGTAGAGGAACAAAGCAGAATTTTCACACTCTTAACTCTTAACTGCTGCTATGTAACCTGTTCCACAGTGGgttgtaaattaaatatacacTGACAGTTTTTAGCTCAGAACTATCAACCATCCTGAAGACCAGTTTATTTAGTTGAAATCTCGCAAAGATTACAGTTGTGTCTCCATCTAAAGAAGTGGTcctcaacctttttcaggccacggaCCTGTTTAACTTGGATAATATTTTTTCACGGACTGGTCcaaagttggcatttttaagctcacagtttatgaaaatctattttcaaaagaaaatgccaCTACaagaagttttgtttaaaaagttctaaaaatattactctatattttttatgcagatgatgaagattcaatgtaacaaagtttttaatgtgtactatttttttaaaatatttttattattatttgatgatTCTTTGGTTTCCTCGATGGCTTTTTTCTCCCTgaagaaactttcaaaatatgttttattgtttgttttttctatttagcattgagctactagcttagcaatccagttCCCCATGTAGGTAGCTGCttcaggtcatgtgacccagatggatttttaattatttcaatgtAAAACTTCCTTCAAGATCAGAATATAAACAGTTAGTTAGTgcgtttatttattcattcattttttttctgcagcccggtaccaagtgacccacagACCGGTGCTGGTCCTGGtagttggggaccactgatctaAAGCACATAAAGAATGTTAGGCTTAGAAAATGACTTTCTCATTTGACTCAGAGTAACTCTGCACCTGTTTGATATTTACTAACTTGTTGGGAGGCATTTAGAAGATATGCCAAAATTGCTAAAGGCTGACTTTCATAGGGGGCTGGATGGTGGTGTGGTGGTTTGCATTCTCACTTCAGAGGCTCAGTTGGGtctttattgtgaggagtttgAGTGTTCTCCCAATGCATAACTGGGCTTCTTCCAGGCATTCCAACTTCCTTCCATAGTCCAAACAAATGTTGTATTggttgattattgattattatAACAATAGAGGATTTGCATTGGCAGAAAAAATCTTGTTTGGAGTTTCTCTGGTGAAAATCCAATAGAATGATCTCAACAATGACCTCACCTCGAAAATTTTAGTGACTTCCTTTTAGAAAAGATGTATTGCCAGTCAGTGTACGAACCACATAGTCCTGCATGATCTCTTTATGATTTGAACTGTGTTTCACCTATTAAATAACAAAGTATGACCTTTCTacataaagtttgttttgtctgGAACCCTTGAAAAGGTCAGGGACCTTAACATCAAGATTATGGATCTTCGAGGAAAGTTTAAGAGACCCCGACTCAAGAAGGTGCGAATGTCTGCTGACGCCATGCTGAAGGCCCTGCTGGGCTCCAAGCACACGGTCAACATGGACCTGAGGGCCAACCTGAAGCAGGTCAAGAAGGAGGTCAAGGAAGAGGTGAGCTTCTGCCAGTCAGGCTTGGTTCTTTCTGAGATCTAGGATCAATGTTGAATTTTGCTCGTTCTAGTCAGCATGTTGTGcagaattttatttaagagaacagacaggaagcagagaagATTTAAAACCcttttggttttcaaaataaacatctaaAGTTACCTTTAGGTGTCCACTGTGTCACATAGTATTTATCTTCTCTGTAACATTTCAATAACCtttatttcttgttctttttttgttttttggtcttttgttCCGCACTAACCACTCTCGTGTTTTCAGGACAAACAGCTGCGGGATGTGGGAGACTGGCGTAAGAACATTGAAGACAAGTCTGACAGGAAGAAGATGTTTGACAGTTAAATGAAAACTCCAAACCATCTGCCTTGAGACAGACCCTCAGGGCTGTATCAGGTGTTGTCTCTGAGCAACAGAAGCATTTTACTCCAAAATGTGACATGAAAGAAACGAGATGGAAGGTTTGGTGGTCACCCTAAAATAATATTCCAGGTTGTAGTCGTTGATcatctaaagaaataaaaggccTGCTATTGAGAACCTTTGTAAAAATTGTAAGTGAACTGTAAAAGTGAGCTGTTTTCTTCTTAAGTTGGTTTGTACTTTGTAATTACTCAAagtattttcacatttcaggaGAAAATTCACTAAGAATGAAAAAACGAAAGTTTGCTTTTGtatgttttcacattttggaGCTAATGCTTCTGGTTGATGTAAGCTGCTTTCTGCTTTTGCTTGTCTGAAAACCATTTTGATGTAtctgtgcataagtacaaaatgATCGATGtagttttgcttttgcttttggGCTAAAATTTTACAGTAGTCTGAAAACACAATCGCCAATGTAACTCCACTGATGCAGTTCTCATTTGAGGACgtggtttaaaatgttttgatctgCTTTGTTCCTTCTTCCAGACTTCTCTCGGCATGCTCCTGTTGGTAATTGTAGTGATGAAACATTAGCGCTACACTATAACTGTCAGTTATTTTGTATGTAAGTACTGTGGTTCGACTGAACGTTCTGATAAGATTTGAACGCCACGGTCCTTTTGTAATTATGATGGAATGCATCAACATCCTCTATAAAGACAACTTCCTCGGCTTCACATAGTCTGGTGTTTTTCCTGAACATACATGTAGTCCTAAAATGAACAATGACAGGAGTTTACACGTTGTTAAGATCATTGCTGACTAATGAGTTTGATTGTAATGTGCTTTGGTTTGTGATGTGAGTGAAAGCAATAAATCCACCAAACAAGAACTGAAAGATGAAAACTTAATATGctaacccagccagcaaggccaggtgggccccatatggtttaaaagtaggtacagcggagctcgctacagcggagctcgctacagcggagctcgctagcttgttacagtggagctcgctacaatggagctcactaaATTGCTACAGTGGACTTTGTTAGCTCACTACAACAGagtttgctacagcagagctcactagctccatacagtagacctcgctagctcgctacagcagagcccGCTAgtttgatacagcggagcttgctagctcaccacagtggagcttgctagcatccAACACCATCCACCAGGTGGCTGGCTAGTGTagtgagccaacccactgagttcccacctaagctaatgtgggcaaacactgGCGGGGCCAACATGGAAGCTGCGGACAAACCaaatttggggcccacattttctgccccctTTTAAACCAGATGGGGCCCACTtgaccttgctggctgggaaataACAGAAGGTCGAATGACAAACTGAATCTTACTTTTATCAATCACTTTTTTAACTTCTTCGCTCTTTTATAACCTTCATTTCTAAGCAAAAAAGCACCATGTCATGACTGATCCCTCACGCCTCCAGACTACAAACCTTTGGCCTGACAATCTAACCTTTTGTAAATGAGGAGAAGCCACTTGGATGGAAAGAGCGTCTGTCTCCGCCCCATCATGAACCTTTCATCCTTCCCAGTGTCTCATCATCACAATGTCTTTctgtgtttaataaaaacatcagtcttttcttttagtttttgttggtgaAGCAGAAGAATCATGATCATTTACTCATAACTTCCACAAATTCATAAACTCACCTCATGCAGCTTGGACATGGTTAACTGTTAACCTTAACTGAAAAGTCCAATTCAAGCCACCAAAACAAATCATAGAGAGACGTTTAAgtctaaagtttaaaatgtacaattttatttacaattaaaaaaaacctctttgttGCTTGTCTTGCAACATTTTCCATAAACTGtgatatatatacattttctcaGATTTCACTATAATTCAGTCCACAAAAATAGTTCTGCAAGAGCTTAACTTTTAACTACATCTTCTAATTGCTGAAAAATAGAATCCACTtgaagttcttttttattttttctgtttcatatcCAAATGTCTATTTTCGTTTGTCTCAGCAAAGgtaagttttaaattaaactctAGCAGGAATGATTGTATTTTAGTAGAAATATATCCTGACAGTAATGATATCCTTTCTCGGagatataataattaaaatgtgaGCGTGTGATTTGCTTCAAAAGGTACGttcatttaatctaaaaatgttcaaaaaaactaaaggcaaactaataAAGACGTTAAACACAGCTGTCATGAGGATTGCTgttctctctgtctttctctttttaattgTAGTTAAAAGTCTGAATGAAAATTCCATAAAATCATCTGGAGACATTAGAAATGATCATTTCTTTGCCACATCTCCACTGTATGTAAAGCAAACATCGTTCTCAGGtacactttgtgtttttatgatatCTTATTATCAGTAAAACTACACCTTAATTCAGATTACTTCATACTTCATGCAGCTTCTGACGTGGGATTCCCGTCAAAAAGATCCCGTTTCATGGTTCCACTCAGAGGTTAAATGCTTTCTGTGTGACATGAGACGCTCTACTCCAGCTTCCACAGCCTTAACTATTTCTTAAGCATTTGGTATGCCATCCCTCAGAGTAGGGAGGGTTATATTTGACCTTTGCTGACAGCTGTATCAGATCCTTGCAGAGCAGCTGCCCTCTTCAGACTAACTCCAAGCTAGAATTAGAAAGGAGTTAGCAGAAGAGGAGAGCCATCtggtgaaaaacacaaacatttttctctcatCGGCATGTCTGTGTCATCTACAGAACTCCACCTTCATTCCTTTAGTCTGTAATCCTTTTTCATCTGTGTTGTGCACTCTAACAACGGTCTGACAGGCCTTTTTAAACCTCTAGAAAAAAGGTGAGAGAAACAGCCCTCATGAGTCTAAAGATTCCAACATTTTCCCTGTTTTTCCACAGATGAGAGGTAAACGTGTCCCTGCATTGATCAGACACAACTGTTGAAGGAAACAGAGGTGAGTGGTCATGAAAGTGAGTTCCGAAACATTGATGATTTTTGAGAATTTGCAACAAAAGCTTTAGCATTAGGCTACTTAGAAGTAACATCAGAGTTGGAGGAATAGAATAATATGTGGATGTAGCACATGAGCATCCATCACTGTTTGTGTTATTCTAATCCAGgggaactttaaataaaaattaataataataacgaATAATTACTTGAACTCTTATGTATGTCAGAAGTTCCAGAGAATGATCAAACCAATTAAAAAGTCCACTAATTTTAAGAGTAAAGCAAAGACGATTTGGTGAATATTCAAGGTTTAAGATGAAGACAATCATTCATGGATGCTCAGCAGAAATCATCAAAAGAACCAACATTCTACGGTGACAATCAATAATCTTTCTGatggaaaaaaggtcaaagcaGTTCATCAAACTGATAAAGAtcctgtttttggctaatgttgTTTTGCAGTCACGGAGATGTGAGGCCAGACATCCCACAGCGTATGCAGAACAAGTTCAGGAGAAATTGAACGGTAAGGAATGATGTTCAGAATGGATGATATAAGAATGTCAGATGCaattgtccactgatccccacccagattgggtccttaggcaagacccttgaccctgctgcctaactgggtccctgtgcccctcaaatacagggttgtgtcaggaagggcatccggcgtaaaaactctgccaaatcactgatgccaaacagtgggtgctgttacgctgtggtgaccccaaaaaggataAGCTGAAAGAAGATGCAATGACAGCAGCATTTGATCAAGAAATAAAGCTTCTCCACTTCAGTCCAGGTCTTTACTGTCGTGTTCTATCACTGTATTAATTAAGTAGCAAAGTCCAATTTGCTGTCAGATGTTTAGACAGGGATCCAACAATTCTAATGGTTCCACTTtaactgctaaaacaaactgaGTTTATGCTGGTCGGCATCAACTTGAGCAGCTAAAGCTGCCTGATGAAGAGAAAGATGAGTGTGCTGTGAAAACTGGCACATCTATGGTGGGAAAAAATATCTGTgataaagagaaacaaaatatACAGATGACAGCATTATATAAATTATGGGATGAGGACAATAAAAAACGGAAAGAGGAGAGTGATAGCACAGAATGAGTGAAGCAGTCTGAAGCCCATCAGAGTGGGCTGACATCTATTACACACCAAACCACACTGCCACTATGTACATTTTGCGCATATTGTATGAATGAAAATTGGTTGAACGTGAATATATGTGGAAGACATGAGAATACTTGTGGTTTTTTATGCAA includes these proteins:
- the LOC112152910 gene encoding troponin I, fast skeletal muscle, whose translation is MATEQRLSARRKHTLKSCMLMVANNLLETEATAKAQERETFLAEACPPVDVPYSRDELLELCKKLHEQIGVSEEERYSAEFKLNLVLNEVRDLNIKIMDLRGKFKRPRLKKVRMSADAMLKALLGSKHTVNMDLRANLKQVKKEVKEEDKQLRDVGDWRKNIEDKSDRKKMFDS